In Polaribacter sp. Hel_I_88, the following proteins share a genomic window:
- a CDS encoding pseudouridine synthase: protein MKYAISYLISLQFFGFRFSGWQKQTNAKTLHDIVDKSLSFVLKNEVYKTIGVGRTDAKVSANSYYLQLFTNEILEESSFVELLNANFPPDFRAISIQKVDRSFNIIKADKIKEYHYYFSFGEKNHPFAAPFMVNIDENLNIDLMQKGAKLFEGEHYFHKYCTKPSAKTIFKRVIDACEIVENDVLVANFFPEKSYIFKVKGKGFLRYQVRLMMATLFELGKGNLDLQFIEASLKVDNDRKFMRNNAPSSGLQLHDIELLKSLK, encoded by the coding sequence ATGAAATACGCAATTTCTTACTTAATTTCTTTACAATTCTTCGGTTTTCGGTTTTCTGGATGGCAAAAACAGACCAATGCTAAAACTTTGCATGATATCGTTGATAAAAGTTTGTCCTTTGTGCTTAAAAATGAGGTATATAAAACGATTGGAGTGGGTAGAACCGATGCAAAGGTTTCTGCAAATTCCTATTATTTGCAACTTTTTACCAACGAAATTTTAGAGGAATCGTCTTTTGTGGAGTTGTTAAATGCTAATTTTCCTCCAGATTTTAGGGCAATTTCTATTCAAAAGGTTGATAGAAGTTTTAATATTATTAAGGCTGATAAAATAAAAGAGTATCATTATTACTTTTCTTTTGGAGAGAAAAACCATCCTTTTGCTGCGCCTTTTATGGTTAATATTGATGAGAATTTAAATATTGATTTGATGCAAAAAGGCGCAAAACTCTTTGAGGGCGAGCACTATTTTCATAAATATTGTACAAAACCATCAGCAAAAACAATTTTTAAAAGAGTAATTGATGCTTGTGAAATTGTAGAAAATGATGTTTTGGTGGCGAACTTTTTCCCAGAAAAGTCTTATATATTTAAGGTGAAAGGAAAAGGTTTTCTGCGATATCAAGTGCGTTTAATGATGGCAACTTTATTTGAACTCGGAAAAGGAAATCTAGATTTACAGTTTATTGAAGCTTCTTTAAAAGTAGATAATGATCGGAAGTTTATGAGAAATAATGCACCTTCTTCTGGTTTGCAGTTGCATGATATAGAGTTGCTTAAAAGTTTAAAATAA